Proteins found in one Bacteroidota bacterium genomic segment:
- a CDS encoding proline racemase family protein yields MIHRLRVLDTHTGGEPTRILLEGGPDLGRGSLAARLERLRNQHDRFRRAMLCEPRGAAHWVGAWLVEPADSSCIAGVIFFNNVGYLGMCGHGAIGLMAALAWLGRIGPGRHRLETPVGVVEAELRADGQVCLRNVPAYRYRAALALEVPPWGVVQGDVAWGGNWFFLVHDPPVAVRPENREALWAFAQAVRRALDASDIRGPEGALIDHVELLGPPTHPEAHSRNFVLCPGGQYDRSPCGTGTCAHLACLYAEGQLAPGTIWRQEGIGGALFEAYFERDPEDPNRIIPWIVGEAHVMAEANLILDERDPLCWGMEP; encoded by the coding sequence ATGATCCATCGGCTTCGGGTGTTGGACACGCACACGGGCGGGGAGCCCACGCGCATTCTGCTAGAGGGGGGACCCGATCTGGGCCGAGGATCGCTTGCAGCGCGTTTAGAACGGCTGCGCAACCAGCACGATCGCTTTCGGCGCGCTATGCTCTGCGAACCTCGCGGTGCGGCGCATTGGGTCGGGGCCTGGCTTGTGGAGCCGGCGGACTCTAGCTGCATAGCGGGGGTGATCTTTTTCAACAACGTCGGCTATCTAGGTATGTGCGGGCACGGCGCGATCGGCCTCATGGCCGCTTTGGCATGGCTGGGGCGCATCGGGCCAGGTCGACATCGCCTCGAAACCCCGGTGGGCGTGGTGGAGGCCGAACTGCGAGCGGATGGGCAAGTGTGCCTGCGCAACGTGCCCGCCTATCGCTACCGGGCGGCGCTTGCGCTAGAGGTGCCCCCCTGGGGCGTTGTGCAGGGGGACGTAGCCTGGGGGGGCAACTGGTTCTTTTTGGTTCATGATCCCCCTGTGGCGGTGCGACCGGAAAACCGAGAGGCGCTGTGGGCCTTCGCCCAGGCCGTTCGCCGTGCCCTGGACGCCTCCGACATCCGCGGGCCTGAGGGGGCCCTGATCGATCACGTGGAGCTCCTGGGCCCCCCGACGCATCCGGAGGCGCACAGCCGCAACTTCGTGCTATGTCCGGGCGGGCAATACGATCGCTCCCCCTGCGGCACGGGCACATGCGCCCATCTGGCCTGCCTGTACGCCGAGGGCCAACTCGCCCCAGGCACTATCTGGCGACAGGAAGGCATAGGGGGAGCCCTCTTTGAGGCCTACTTTGAGCGGGATCCGGAGGACCCCAACCGGATCATCCCTTGGATCGTGGGCGAAGCGCACGTAATGGCAGAAGCCAACCTAATACTGGACGAACGCGATCCCCTCTGTTGGGGCATGGAGCCATAA
- the lhgO gene encoding L-2-hydroxyglutarate oxidase encodes MKIGVVGGGIVGLAAAYRIQERFPRAQVLLFEKEPTLAAHQSGRNSGVLHSGIYYRPGSLKAINCRAGKRALEAFCEAEGLPFERCGKVIVATHRGELAWLEELHRRGQANGVTCHRIGPEQLRQLEPYVQGIAALHVPETGIVDFQAVCQRLALRIQERGGQVHTARAVLRAQRSSRGWVLLTPKGEVEVDVAVLCAGLDADRLLERFGYRARMRIIPFRGEFYWLRPESSFLCRNLIYPVPDPRFPFAGVHLTRTLTGRVKCGPNAVLALAREGYRWREARLADMADYLRYPGFWRMAARYWRVGLEELWRSWSRNRFCRAVQRLVPAVRPEDLIPAPSGVRAQAVDRNGSLVDDFVLDAYERLLHVANAPSPAATSALQVGWLLADWLARSGWLS; translated from the coding sequence ATGAAGATCGGCGTGGTTGGGGGTGGCATCGTGGGATTGGCCGCGGCGTACCGGATACAAGAGCGTTTTCCGCGGGCGCAGGTGCTGCTTTTCGAGAAGGAGCCCACGTTGGCCGCTCACCAGTCTGGGCGCAACTCCGGCGTGCTGCATTCGGGAATTTACTATCGGCCTGGATCCCTGAAGGCGATTAACTGTCGCGCAGGCAAACGGGCCCTGGAGGCCTTCTGCGAAGCCGAGGGACTGCCCTTTGAGCGATGCGGCAAAGTGATCGTGGCCACCCATCGCGGCGAGCTAGCTTGGCTGGAGGAGCTACACCGTCGAGGGCAGGCCAACGGCGTAACTTGTCACCGGATCGGACCAGAGCAGCTGCGCCAATTAGAGCCGTACGTGCAAGGGATAGCCGCCCTACATGTACCCGAAACGGGTATCGTGGATTTTCAGGCTGTCTGCCAACGCCTGGCCTTGCGCATCCAGGAACGGGGCGGCCAAGTGCACACAGCCCGAGCTGTGCTGCGGGCCCAGCGCAGCAGCCGAGGATGGGTGCTGCTCACCCCCAAAGGAGAAGTTGAAGTAGATGTTGCGGTGCTCTGCGCCGGCCTCGATGCTGATCGGCTGCTGGAGCGTTTCGGCTATCGAGCGCGGATGCGGATTATCCCGTTTCGGGGTGAATTCTACTGGTTGCGACCGGAATCGAGCTTCCTCTGCCGCAACCTGATTTATCCCGTGCCCGATCCCCGGTTTCCGTTTGCGGGGGTGCATCTGACGCGCACGCTAACCGGACGCGTCAAATGTGGGCCCAACGCCGTTCTGGCCTTGGCTCGGGAGGGCTACCGGTGGCGGGAAGCGCGGCTTGCGGACATGGCGGATTATCTGCGCTACCCTGGATTTTGGCGCATGGCCGCGCGCTATTGGCGCGTGGGCCTGGAGGAGCTTTGGCGCTCCTGGAGCCGCAATCGGTTCTGTCGAGCCGTACAACGCCTGGTGCCCGCGGTGCGACCGGAGGACCTGATACCTGCTCCGAGCGGGGTGCGCGCTCAGGCCGTTGATCGAAACGGAAGCCTGGTGGACGATTTCGTCTTGGACGCCTACGAGCGGCTGCTGCACGTAGCTAACGCCCCCAGTCCGGCGGCCACCTCAGCGCTTCAGGTTGGCTGGCTTCTCGCGGATTGGCTTGCCAGGAGCGGTTGGCTATCTTAG
- a CDS encoding AraC family transcriptional regulator: protein MQDDKAAQNRQADELPVASWKELERLFDAMPDVVFFVKDAQARYVCVNQALLRRLGAVDRCAVIGRTAREVFGQPWGVRYSEQDEQVLRTGWPIQGQLELHRYPKGQEGWCLTYKFPLRDSAGRIVGLYGFSRDLPHPDPAEPVYSALADALAYLRAHPEAPIRISDWAQQAGLRRERFERLLKALFGLTPRQLLVQVRIERAVRMLQETDWPIAQIAFACGYGDQSAFTRQFRRVVGLSPRRFRQVWGS, encoded by the coding sequence ATGCAAGACGACAAAGCGGCACAAAACCGACAAGCCGATGAGCTTCCGGTCGCCTCATGGAAGGAGCTTGAGAGGCTATTTGACGCGATGCCGGATGTGGTGTTCTTCGTCAAGGACGCCCAAGCCCGGTACGTGTGCGTAAACCAGGCCCTGCTGCGTCGACTCGGGGCTGTAGATAGGTGCGCCGTGATCGGACGCACGGCGCGGGAGGTATTCGGGCAGCCCTGGGGTGTTCGCTACAGCGAGCAGGACGAGCAGGTGCTGCGGACCGGCTGGCCTATCCAAGGGCAGCTTGAGCTACATCGGTATCCCAAAGGTCAGGAGGGATGGTGCTTAACCTACAAGTTTCCCCTACGCGATTCGGCCGGCCGCATCGTGGGCCTATACGGGTTTTCTCGAGATCTGCCGCACCCTGATCCCGCAGAACCCGTTTACTCAGCCCTGGCCGATGCCCTGGCTTATCTGCGAGCGCACCCCGAGGCGCCCATCCGCATCAGCGATTGGGCCCAGCAGGCGGGACTGCGACGGGAGCGCTTTGAGCGCCTGCTTAAGGCGCTTTTCGGCTTAACGCCCCGCCAGCTTCTTGTACAAGTTCGGATTGAGCGGGCCGTTCGGATGCTGCAAGAGACCGACTGGCCGATTGCCCAGATCGCGTTTGCCTGCGGATACGGGGACCAGAGTGCCTTTACGCGTCAGTTCCGCCGTGTGGTGGGCTTAAGCCCACGTCGATTTCGCCAAGTTTGGGGCTCCTAA